A region from the Vicia villosa cultivar HV-30 ecotype Madison, WI linkage group LG3, Vvil1.0, whole genome shotgun sequence genome encodes:
- the LOC131661545 gene encoding uncharacterized protein LOC131661545, which produces MMRRQHEDEQSRAFYELSSIVLNLLRSSPTPLNFSDHPPGPPSRRLPPPQISPAGFASMFLGISLALMLCGSVTFFIGFVLMPWVIGLIMVLYVAGIVSILSDLGSFIFRYLTAAPEPRKDNPAWKVM; this is translated from the exons ATGATGAGAAGACAACATGAAGATGAACAATCTCGAGCTTTCTACGAGCTATCATCCATCGTTCTAAACCTCCTCCGTTCTTCTCCAACCCCGTTGAATTTCTCCGATCATCCGCCAGGTCCCCCTTCACGCCGTTTACCTCCGCCTCAAATCTCTCCCGCAGGATTCGCCTCCATGTTTCTTGGAATCTCGCTGGCTCTTATGCTATGTGGATCGGTCACGTTCTTCATCGGGTTCGTGTTGATGCCCTGGGTTATAGGATTGATTATGGTCCTCTACGTCGCTGGAATCGTTTCGATTCTCTCCGATTTGGGTAGTTTTATTTTTCGTTACTTAACGGCGGCGCCAGAGCCGCGCAAGGATAATCCAG CGTGGAAGGTTATGTGA
- the LOC131661546 gene encoding uncharacterized protein LOC131661546, whose product MADWGPVVIAVVLFVLLSPGLLFQLPGRNRLVEFGNMHTSGVSILVHTIIFFGLITIFLIAIGVHINTG is encoded by the coding sequence ATGGCGGATTGGGGTCCAGTGGTGATAGCAGTGGTGCTGTTTGTGTTGCTAAGTCCAGGCTTGTTGTTTCAACTTCCAGGAAGGAACAGATTGGTGGAGTTTGGGAACATGCATACTAGTGGTGTGTCAATTTTGGTTCATACCATCATCTTTTTTGGACTCATTACTATCTTTCTTATTGCCATTGGTGTTCATATCAACACTGGTTAA